Proteins encoded by one window of Deinococcus radiodurans R1 = ATCC 13939 = DSM 20539:
- a CDS encoding UbiA family prenyltransferase, whose translation MSAAPPRLLLPLSRLLVISRPALWVNTIGTLVTGVWLTGRLYTLDGGVLALLLYLTLPFNLLIYGLNDLADREEDARSSRKGGWQGARLRPEEEGPLRRSTLLLNAPLLLGLAMWLPPAATATLLLAAALFVGYSLPPLRFKARPFLDGLSNVAYALPLALPALALGAPVPWAPLLALMSYSVGKHAFDAAQDIPADRAAGTRTVATTLGTRGVAAYALAWFTLAGALLWPVSRLTALALWLTCGGMALALLRRPAPEQAGRLYPLSIVTPWIVGSVAGVQLVYLLARGQWDGL comes from the coding sequence ATGTCCGCCGCGCCGCCCCGCCTCCTGCTGCCTCTGTCCCGCCTGCTGGTCATCTCACGCCCTGCGTTGTGGGTGAACACCATCGGCACGCTGGTGACGGGCGTGTGGCTGACCGGGCGGTTGTATACGCTCGACGGCGGGGTGCTCGCGCTGCTGCTGTACCTGACGCTGCCGTTCAACCTGCTGATCTACGGCCTCAACGACCTCGCCGACCGTGAGGAGGACGCCCGCTCGAGCCGCAAGGGGGGCTGGCAGGGCGCCCGGCTGCGGCCCGAGGAGGAAGGCCCGCTGCGCCGCTCCACGCTGCTGCTCAACGCGCCGCTGCTGCTGGGGCTGGCGATGTGGTTGCCGCCCGCCGCGACCGCCACATTGCTGCTCGCGGCGGCCCTGTTCGTGGGCTACAGCCTGCCGCCGCTGCGCTTCAAGGCGCGGCCCTTTCTGGATGGCCTGAGCAACGTGGCCTATGCGCTGCCGCTCGCGCTGCCGGCTCTGGCCCTCGGTGCGCCGGTCCCCTGGGCGCCGCTGCTCGCGCTGATGAGTTACTCGGTGGGCAAGCACGCCTTCGACGCCGCGCAGGACATTCCCGCCGACCGCGCCGCCGGGACGCGCACGGTGGCGACCACGCTCGGCACGCGGGGCGTCGCGGCCTACGCGCTGGCGTGGTTCACGCTCGCCGGGGCGCTGCTGTGGCCGGTGTCGCGCCTGACCGCGCTGGCGCTGTGGCTCACCTGCGGCGGCATGGCGCTCGCGCTGCTGCGGCGCCCGGCGCCCGAGCAGGCGGGCAGGCTCTATCCGCTGAGCATCGTCACGCCCTGGATTGTGGGCAGCGTGGCGGGTGTGCAGCTCGTCTACCTCCTGGCGCGCGGCCAGTGGGACGGCCTGTGA
- a CDS encoding phytoene desaturase family protein: MKSPVESVGILGGGLAGLALACLLAGRGHAVTVYERDRAGGKLRRAEAGGLTFDTGPSLFTFPEVWRALLARLGEPDPLELRPLPGGLGVQHTPFGALPLPVPPEHPLAGEWQRYVAAVSPLRSHLLALLTTPPRLTSPDFLRASRALAGVLGPHLSAESWIAAHDFAPALAHALRTQALNAGLPPQDAPALYALLPGLIGAEVYRPARGMGAVLDALLDFARRRGVTVREGTEVTRLSGSQLTLSGGEVCRHDLLVSALDPARLARLRGQSDASPLARRTVSGLALYFALAGESGLPATSVLPPSDFGVFRRSLHAGTLPPDTLTLVHAEGRKLAVLLTVPALSRHLNSGHPWVQAQLRRVETVLHAPGLLQGAAVTALDPLHYAAGGHPGGAIYGAAAPLWRAGPFHPQPYRLAPGLWQVGTGVHPGGGLPAIFGGALIVDGLLALIRL; encoded by the coding sequence GTGAAGTCGCCTGTGGAGTCGGTCGGCATCCTGGGCGGCGGCCTCGCCGGACTCGCGCTCGCCTGCCTGCTCGCCGGGCGCGGGCACGCCGTCACGGTGTACGAACGGGACCGCGCCGGGGGCAAGCTGCGCCGTGCGGAGGCAGGCGGGCTGACCTTCGACACTGGCCCGAGCCTCTTCACCTTTCCCGAGGTCTGGCGCGCGCTGCTTGCCCGCCTCGGCGAACCCGACCCGCTGGAGCTGCGCCCCCTGCCGGGCGGCCTGGGCGTGCAGCACACCCCGTTCGGCGCGCTGCCGCTGCCGGTGCCGCCGGAGCATCCGCTGGCGGGCGAGTGGCAGCGGTACGTCGCCGCCGTCTCCCCGCTGCGTTCCCACCTGCTGGCGCTGCTGACCACACCGCCGCGCCTGACTTCGCCGGACTTTCTGCGCGCCAGTCGGGCATTGGCGGGGGTGCTCGGCCCCCACCTCAGTGCTGAGAGCTGGATTGCCGCCCACGACTTTGCTCCGGCGCTCGCCCACGCGCTGCGGACGCAGGCGCTCAATGCCGGTCTGCCGCCGCAAGACGCCCCGGCGCTGTATGCGCTGCTGCCCGGCCTGATCGGTGCCGAGGTCTACCGCCCGGCGCGCGGCATGGGCGCAGTGTTGGACGCTCTGCTCGACTTTGCCCGGCGGCGCGGCGTGACGGTGCGTGAGGGAACCGAGGTCACGCGGCTGAGCGGCTCCCAACTGACCCTCAGCGGCGGGGAGGTCTGCCGCCACGACCTGTTGGTGAGCGCCCTCGATCCGGCGCGGCTGGCGCGGCTGCGCGGGCAATCAGACGCCTCGCCCCTCGCCCGGCGCACGGTCAGCGGACTGGCGCTGTATTTCGCGCTGGCGGGGGAGAGCGGCCTCCCGGCGACCTCGGTGCTGCCGCCAAGCGACTTCGGCGTATTTCGGCGCTCGCTGCACGCGGGGACGTTGCCGCCCGACACCCTGACCCTCGTTCACGCGGAGGGGCGGAAACTGGCGGTGCTGCTTACCGTTCCGGCATTGTCCCGGCACCTGAACAGCGGGCATCCCTGGGTGCAGGCCCAGCTCCGGCGGGTGGAAACGGTGCTGCACGCGCCGGGGCTTTTGCAAGGCGCAGCGGTCACCGCCCTCGACCCCCTGCACTACGCGGCGGGCGGGCACCCTGGCGGGGCCATCTACGGCGCGGCGGCTCCGCTGTGGCGCGCTGGGCCGTTTCATCCGCAGCCCTACCGCCTCGCGCCGGGGCTGTGGCAGGTGGGGACCGGCGTGCATCCCGGCGGCGGCCTGCCCGCGATTTTCGGGGGGGCGCTGATTGTGGACGGGTTGCTGGCTCTTATACGGCTTTAA
- a CDS encoding DMT family protein: MSPVLRTALLLTLSNVFMTFAWYGLLGKMAARPLLLAVLASWGIAFFEYLLQVPANRIGHQVLTVAQLKMLQEVISLAVFVPFAVLYLREPLRLNYLWAALCMMGAVYFVFRGR; this comes from the coding sequence ATGTCACCTGTCCTGCGCACCGCCTTGCTGCTGACCCTCTCGAACGTCTTCATGACCTTCGCGTGGTACGGCCTGCTGGGCAAAATGGCCGCTCGCCCGCTGCTTCTGGCGGTGCTGGCGAGCTGGGGCATCGCCTTTTTCGAGTACCTGCTGCAAGTGCCCGCCAACCGCATCGGGCATCAGGTGCTGACGGTCGCGCAACTCAAGATGTTGCAGGAGGTCATCTCGCTGGCGGTCTTCGTGCCCTTCGCCGTGCTGTACCTGCGCGAGCCGCTGCGGCTGAATTACCTGTGGGCGGCGCTGTGCATGATGGGCGCGGTGTATTTCGTGTTCAGAGGGAGGTAA